From Mya arenaria isolate MELC-2E11 chromosome 1, ASM2691426v1, a single genomic window includes:
- the LOC128225813 gene encoding uncharacterized protein LOC128225813, translating to MEVVVMMVASTVVVVFVMIVMSTVVVIVMMIMSTAQDGDGYDGYEHVGCVCGGGDGHDCDKVDGDGGGHDGDKEGDKYGGGGGHDGDAYGRGGGHDDDKDDGGCAHDGDKHGDDNGVGDGNGGCCDNVSGGDGVGDSNNGGFAHDGDKYNGGAAHAGVKCDSGRAHDDDKHGGGGGGGVCDGFGGGGGGGCGGGDNGGGVHGSDGGGDGGGGGCNGDCGGDGVGGGYGDDKYGGGCGHDGDKYNGGGAHDSDTYDVGFAHDSDKYDGGFAQDGDKYDGDKYDGGPAHAGDKYDDGLVYDSDNYGSGGGHVGDK from the exons atggaggtggtggtcatgatggtggcTAGCACTGTGGTTGTGGTATTTGTCATGATAGTTatgagcacggtggtggtgattgtcatgatgATAATGAGCACGGCGCAGGATGGTGATGGTTATGATGGTTATGAGCACGTTGGTTGtgtttgtggtggtggtgatggtcatgacTGTGATAAggttgatggtgatggtggtggtcatgatggtgataaggaAG GTGATAAgtacggtggtggtggtggtcatgatggtgatgcgTACGGtcgtggtggtggtcatgatgatgataaggACGATGGTGgctgtgctcatgatggtgataa GCACGGTGATGATAATGGTGTTGGTGATGGTAATGGTGGTTGTTGTGATAATGttagtggtggtgatggtgttggtgATAGTAACAATGGTGGTtttgctcatgatggtgataaatacaATGGTGGTGCTGCTCATGCTGGGGTCAAGTGCGATAGTGGGCGTGCCCATGATGACGATAAGCacggtggtggcggtggtggtggtgtatGTGATGgttttggtggtggtggtggtggtggatgtgggGGTGgtgataatggtggtggtgtg CACggtagtgatggtggtggtgatggtggtggtggtggttgcaATGGTGATTGTGGTGGagatggtgttggtggtgggTATGGTGATGATAAGTATGGTGGTGGctgtggtcatgatggtgataagtacaatGGTGGTGGTGCTCATGATAGTGATACGTACGATGTTGGATTTGCTCACGAtagtgataagtacgatggtggatTTGCTCaggatggtgataagtacgatggtgataagtacgatggtggtccTGCTCATgctggtgataagtacgatgatGGGCTTGTTTATGATAGTGATAATTACggtagtggtggtggtcatgTTGGTGATAAGTAA